The Brasilonema sennae CENA114 genome includes a region encoding these proteins:
- a CDS encoding LamG domain-containing protein: MLTIDKLRVGVAGISIGTLRRGNPPIDRMAQQAALSQTTMQETPQNDSFPTAPAFNGVSDKLDMPYAPELNPTSFTVEMWAMVGGGTGYQTIVTSVGGSPLEGRKGYLFCVTPSRQWQFWLGNGEPRAFWRVLTGPKVIPSVWTHLAGAYNQHSRIMTFYVNGQEVGRQIDVQYQPNDRNPMRVGAGATEQLGASPCFFCGKIAEVHIWDRVLSPIEIEALSAQQSIEIQAEPITEIDSPESASVEQDIHGTATQPLLNKDTPTPDSSKQGTGTVPSVTPTPSKPNIEKPITPPVVEQPLALKQPSTVTSMSDPPSVLWQIGRPGQAGIPVPTGAWTQVYNYTISADPDPLNRPIIPSCLVPPSASKIPNSTSQLNIHFVLAEDYTEGYLVLCYDRYGSGEDNIFLDGQLIARTPGADKVQLKQTQIPLGVVFKGLHTLSITVSNSADSAHVIDYLQLQTFKPMLSNLTSQLLPSGNQPRSRGNQPASQNAQQAQGGQGGGLLGGLLSPVTGIVGQVAGGAGNPAELVGGLVGQVAGAAGNPAELVGGLVGQVAGAAGNPAELVGGLAGQVAGAAGNATGLVGGLAGQVAGAAGNAAGLVGGLAGQVAGAAGNAAGLVGGLAGQVAGAAGNPAELVGGLAGQVAGLAGGLPGQSAASSGNHPAGATALSVEVVAQLAGLVNQLSVLIAQLGQMLNQLGIANQSAAVGMLQPQQLAQLSPQQLAQLSPQQLAQVYAAAQQVPGVAPQVASPMAALSPQQLAQLHEAARQILGIVPQVPSPIAGLSPQQLAQVYAAAQQASGITGLSPQQLAQVYAAAAQQAPGIASQLPPGMAALPPELLAQLYRLQG; this comes from the coding sequence ATGCTGACAATCGACAAGTTAAGGGTTGGAGTTGCAGGAATTTCCATTGGCACCCTGCGACGTGGCAATCCTCCCATTGACCGTATGGCACAGCAAGCTGCGCTCTCCCAAACAACAATGCAGGAAACGCCTCAAAATGACTCTTTTCCAACAGCTCCTGCCTTTAATGGAGTCAGTGACAAATTGGATATGCCCTATGCTCCCGAGCTAAACCCTACCAGTTTCACAGTAGAAATGTGGGCTATGGTTGGTGGCGGCACAGGCTACCAGACTATTGTCACCTCGGTAGGAGGATCTCCCCTGGAAGGACGCAAGGGCTACCTTTTTTGCGTCACGCCTTCACGACAATGGCAATTTTGGTTGGGTAATGGGGAGCCACGCGCATTTTGGCGAGTACTAACTGGACCAAAGGTAATACCCAGTGTGTGGACACATCTGGCAGGAGCTTATAACCAACACTCTCGGATAATGACGTTCTATGTCAATGGGCAGGAAGTAGGACGACAGATTGACGTGCAATACCAGCCTAATGACCGCAATCCCATGCGCGTCGGCGCAGGCGCTACAGAGCAGTTGGGGGCAAGTCCTTGCTTTTTCTGCGGCAAGATTGCTGAGGTTCATATTTGGGACAGAGTCTTGAGTCCCATTGAGATTGAAGCACTTTCAGCCCAGCAGTCAATCGAAATTCAAGCAGAACCCATTACCGAAATCGACTCTCCTGAGTCTGCTTCTGTGGAGCAAGATATCCACGGCACTGCCACACAACCATTGCTAAATAAGGATACTCCCACCCCAGATTCATCAAAACAGGGTACTGGTACTGTGCCGAGCGTTACCCCTACTCCCTCAAAGCCAAATATTGAAAAACCTATTACTCCGCCAGTTGTCGAACAACCTCTCGCTTTGAAGCAACCCAGCACAGTTACTTCTATGTCTGACCCCCCATCTGTTCTCTGGCAAATTGGTAGACCTGGTCAAGCCGGAATACCAGTCCCGACAGGTGCCTGGACACAAGTATATAATTATACTATTAGCGCAGACCCTGACCCCCTTAATCGTCCGATCATTCCCTCTTGCCTGGTTCCTCCTAGTGCCAGCAAAATTCCCAACTCAACCAGCCAGCTTAACATTCACTTTGTCCTGGCAGAGGATTATACTGAAGGATATTTAGTCCTTTGTTATGATCGCTACGGTTCTGGGGAAGACAATATATTTCTAGACGGGCAACTCATTGCTAGGACACCTGGTGCAGACAAAGTCCAGCTCAAGCAAACTCAAATTCCACTAGGAGTCGTTTTCAAAGGACTTCACACCCTCTCGATTACAGTATCAAACAGTGCTGATAGCGCACACGTCATCGACTACCTGCAACTCCAAACCTTTAAACCTATGCTTTCCAACCTCACGTCCCAACTTTTGCCCTCAGGTAATCAGCCCCGTTCTAGAGGCAATCAACCAGCTTCCCAAAACGCACAACAAGCTCAAGGCGGTCAAGGTGGTGGGCTGCTAGGCGGATTGCTATCTCCAGTCACAGGTATCGTCGGTCAAGTGGCAGGTGGTGCTGGTAACCCTGCTGAATTGGTTGGTGGGTTAGTCGGTCAAGTGGCAGGTGCTGCCGGAAACCCAGCCGAATTGGTTGGTGGGTTAGTCGGTCAAGTGGCAGGTGCTGCCGGAAACCCTGCTGAATTGGTCGGTGGATTAGCCGGTCAAGTGGCAGGTGCTGCGGGTAACGCTACCGGACTGGTTGGTGGATTAGCCGGTCAAGTGGCAGGTGCTGCGGGTAACGCTGCCGGACTGGTTGGTGGATTAGCCGGTCAAGTGGCAGGTGCTGCGGGTAACGCTGCCGGACTGGTTGGTGGATTAGCCGGTCAGGTGGCAGGTGCTGCGGGTAACCCAGCCGAATTGGTTGGTGGGTTAGCCGGTCAAGTGGCAGGATTGGCGGGCGGATTACCAGGGCAATCTGCCGCAAGTTCAGGAAACCATCCTGCTGGAGCAACTGCCCTATCCGTCGAAGTCGTTGCCCAACTAGCTGGATTAGTCAATCAGTTGAGTGTGTTAATCGCTCAGCTCGGTCAGATGCTCAATCAACTTGGAATAGCCAATCAATCTGCCGCAGTGGGGATGTTACAACCTCAACAGCTTGCTCAATTATCACCTCAACAGCTTGCTCAATTATCACCTCAACAGCTTGCACAAGTATATGCAGCAGCACAGCAAGTCCCTGGAGTGGCACCTCAAGTTGCATCCCCAATGGCAGCTCTATCACCTCAACAGCTTGCCCAACTCCATGAAGCAGCACGGCAAATTCTGGGAATTGTACCTCAAGTTCCGTCCCCAATTGCTGGTCTATCACCTCAACAGCTTGCACAAGTATATGCAGCAGCACAGCAAGCCTCAGGAATAACTGGTCTATCACCTCAACAGCTTGCACAAGTATATGCAGCAGCAGCACAGCAAGCTCCGGGAATAGCATCTCAACTTCCACCCGGAATGGCAGCCCTTCCACCGGAACTGCTGGCTCAATTATATAGACTACAGGGATAG
- a CDS encoding 4Fe-4S single cluster domain-containing protein, with product MNEKILRLFSRQSPVSVLGPGQRAVIWVQGCRFACKNCIVPESWDESAGELVSVTEMAAWVLAQRGIEGMTFSGGEPMLQAKALANLVDLVRAKADLGVVCYTGYRLEQLQQQGTQEQQDLLQRIDLLIDGVYIEQQHTDLLWRGSGNQRLLPMTERYQALIFAKLAQPERSVGLQFFMETTGEIQFVGIPKEPGFRQEFESRMLSRGIIMNPVKE from the coding sequence ATGAATGAGAAAATTTTACGCCTATTTAGTCGTCAATCCCCTGTGAGCGTACTTGGTCCGGGGCAAAGAGCCGTAATTTGGGTACAAGGTTGTAGGTTCGCTTGTAAAAATTGTATAGTGCCTGAATCTTGGGATGAGTCAGCGGGAGAGCTGGTGAGCGTGACAGAAATGGCAGCTTGGGTACTAGCTCAACGTGGAATTGAGGGGATGACCTTCTCTGGAGGAGAGCCGATGCTGCAAGCAAAGGCACTGGCTAATCTAGTAGACTTAGTTCGAGCGAAGGCAGATCTGGGAGTAGTATGCTATACAGGCTATCGTCTAGAGCAGCTACAGCAGCAAGGTACACAAGAACAGCAAGATTTGTTGCAGCGAATCGATCTGTTGATAGATGGTGTTTACATCGAACAACAGCACACAGATTTACTTTGGCGTGGATCGGGTAATCAGCGATTGTTACCGATGACAGAGCGTTATCAAGCTCTAATTTTCGCCAAATTAGCGCAGCCAGAGCGCTCGGTAGGTTTACAGTTTTTCATGGAAACAACCGGAGAAATCCAGTTTGTGGGGATTCCCAAGGAACCAGGTTTTCGTCAAGAATTTGAGTCTCGGATGCTTAGTCGAGGCATCATTATGAATCCGGTAAAGGAGTAA
- the gvpN gene encoding gas vesicle protein GvpN, whose product MTTVLQANSHNFVDTPTINRLTQRALRYLHAGFSVHLRGPAGTGKTTLAIHLANLLERPILLMFGDDEHKSSDLIGNQRGYNRKKVVDNFIHTVVKLEDEFRQTWVDARLTTACREGFTLVYDEFNRSRPEVNNVLLSVLEEKLLVLPSAAQQQEYIRAHPQFRVIFTSNPEEYCGVHETQDALMDRLVTIDIPEPDQLTQEEIVVQKSGLTRADASVIVSLVKKFRERTQQKEKSSGLRACLIVAKVCHSNNVPVVPTSTDFQDVCVDVLLSRSKLSQSEASLILGELFQEIPSAKKLSAKRR is encoded by the coding sequence GTGACCACAGTTCTGCAAGCAAACTCCCATAATTTTGTCGATACACCAACAATCAATCGTCTGACTCAGCGTGCGTTGCGCTATCTTCACGCTGGCTTCTCTGTCCACCTGCGCGGTCCGGCTGGAACCGGCAAAACAACATTGGCAATACATTTGGCGAATCTTTTGGAGCGTCCGATTTTGCTGATGTTTGGAGATGATGAGCACAAGTCCTCCGATCTGATTGGTAATCAACGGGGCTATAACCGCAAGAAAGTTGTTGATAATTTTATTCACACCGTTGTCAAGCTGGAAGATGAATTCCGCCAGACCTGGGTCGATGCTCGCCTGACCACTGCCTGCCGTGAGGGCTTCACCTTGGTCTACGATGAGTTCAATCGCTCCCGTCCTGAGGTGAATAATGTGCTGCTCTCCGTATTGGAGGAAAAGCTACTGGTGCTACCAAGCGCTGCCCAGCAACAGGAATATATTCGTGCCCATCCCCAGTTCCGAGTCATCTTTACCTCGAATCCAGAGGAGTATTGCGGAGTTCATGAAACTCAGGATGCACTGATGGATCGCTTGGTAACGATCGATATTCCAGAGCCAGACCAACTGACTCAGGAGGAGATTGTTGTCCAAAAATCAGGATTGACACGAGCGGATGCCTCAGTTATTGTCTCTCTTGTCAAGAAGTTTCGGGAGCGCACACAGCAAAAAGAAAAGTCCTCCGGTTTGCGAGCGTGTCTGATCGTAGCTAAAGTCTGTCACAGCAATAATGTTCCTGTTGTGCCAACCAGCACTGACTTTCAAGATGTCTGTGTAGATGTCTTGCTGTCGCGTTCCAAACTGTCCCAGAGTGAAGCAAGCTTGATTCTTGGGGAACTGTTTCAGGAAATTCCGTCAGCAAAAAAACTTTCTGCTAAACGGAGGTGA
- the gvpA gene encoding gas vesicle structural protein GvpA has protein sequence MAVEKVNSSSSLAEVIDRILDKGVVIDVWVRVSLVGIELLAVEARIVLASVETYLKYAEAVGLTAQAAVPAI, from the coding sequence ATGGCAGTTGAAAAAGTAAACTCATCTTCCAGTCTGGCTGAAGTCATTGATCGCATTCTCGATAAGGGTGTCGTCATCGATGTGTGGGTACGGGTATCCCTTGTGGGAATCGAACTGTTAGCAGTGGAAGCAAGGATTGTGCTAGCATCAGTAGAAACCTATTTGAAGTATGCAGAAGCTGTTGGCTTAACAGCTCAAGCCGCTGTACCAGCCATCTGA
- a CDS encoding gas vesicle protein has product MTSTPILPKSSQSNANRTIATSTQGSTLADILERVLDKGIVIAGDISVSVASTELLHIRIRLLISSVDKAREMGINWWENDPYLTSKSQTLIEENRQLQERLQSIEAEMRSLKALATSQIEFGASEQSKNPYSMSKNPSTENNTNPTDET; this is encoded by the coding sequence GTGACTTCTACGCCGATTCTGCCGAAAAGTTCTCAATCCAACGCTAATCGAACGATTGCAACATCTACCCAAGGCTCAACTTTGGCGGATATTCTCGAACGAGTTTTGGATAAGGGAATTGTGATTGCAGGTGATATCTCTGTTTCTGTCGCCTCCACCGAACTTTTGCATATCAGAATTCGTTTGTTGATTTCCTCAGTTGATAAAGCGCGAGAGATGGGAATAAATTGGTGGGAAAATGACCCCTATCTCACCAGCAAGTCTCAAACTTTAATTGAAGAAAATCGCCAACTTCAGGAACGGTTGCAAAGTATAGAAGCAGAAATGCGATCGCTCAAAGCTTTAGCTACCAGTCAAATAGAATTCGGTGCAAGTGAGCAGTCAAAAAATCCTTATTCTATGTCGAAAAATCCCTCTACTGAAAACAACACTAACCCTACAGATGAAACATAA
- a CDS encoding gas vesicle protein K: MALLGTSSENPEIVSTSNKLNSKAGLASLLLTVVELLRQLMEAQVIRRMEQHILSETELDRAAESLQKLEEQVLQLCEIFEIDPADLNVNLGEFGTLLPPPGTYYPGETSNSPSILELLDRLLNIGIVVHGDVDLGLGNLNLIHAKLRLILTSKPI, from the coding sequence ATGGCATTACTTGGGACATCCTCTGAAAATCCGGAAATAGTAAGTACCAGTAACAAATTGAACAGTAAGGCGGGGTTGGCTTCTTTACTGTTAACAGTGGTGGAATTGCTTCGCCAACTCATGGAAGCGCAAGTCATTCGCCGCATGGAACAACACATTCTCAGCGAAACAGAGTTAGATAGAGCAGCAGAAAGTCTGCAAAAGCTAGAAGAACAAGTGTTGCAGTTATGCGAGATTTTTGAAATAGATCCAGCAGATTTGAATGTGAATCTGGGAGAATTCGGCACCCTTTTACCACCACCTGGAACTTACTATCCGGGAGAAACTAGCAACAGTCCTTCTATCTTGGAACTGCTAGACAGACTTTTAAATATTGGAATTGTGGTGCATGGCGATGTTGATTTGGGTTTGGGTAACCTGAATTTGATTCACGCGAAGCTGCGGCTGATTTTGACATCAAAACCGATATAA
- a CDS encoding GvpL/GvpF family gas vesicle protein translates to MNNGLYLYGILPAPISEKVVLEGLDQQPVQSYSVDGFNFLYSEAKKEKYLTSRRNLLCHEKVLEEAMSEGFRTLLPLRFGLVVKTWETVTEQLTRPHKEKLQELFQKLEGRREVSVKVFWNSQSEIQGLLESNVSLKKKRDAMEGKALSRSEIIEIGKLIENGLQLRKQAVIDVFRFELNDLAEEFVENDTMTEEMIYNAAYLIPWESESNFSEKVEAIDQEFGDSLRIRYNNFTAPYTFAQLS, encoded by the coding sequence ATGAATAATGGTCTTTATCTTTACGGCATTTTACCCGCACCTATTTCGGAAAAAGTAGTTCTCGAAGGACTAGATCAACAACCAGTTCAGAGCTATAGTGTTGACGGGTTCAACTTTTTATACTCAGAAGCGAAAAAAGAAAAATATCTTACTTCCCGACGCAATTTATTGTGCCATGAAAAAGTTTTGGAAGAGGCGATGAGTGAGGGGTTTCGCACTCTACTACCTCTTCGCTTTGGATTGGTAGTGAAAACCTGGGAAACAGTCACCGAGCAATTGACTCGTCCCCATAAGGAAAAACTCCAAGAGTTATTTCAAAAATTGGAAGGACGCAGAGAAGTAAGCGTCAAGGTATTTTGGAATAGCCAGTCGGAGATTCAGGGGTTACTAGAGTCAAATGTTAGCTTGAAAAAAAAGCGCGATGCGATGGAAGGTAAAGCTTTAAGTAGATCGGAAATCATCGAAATTGGTAAGCTGATTGAAAATGGTTTGCAACTTCGTAAGCAAGCAGTTATTGATGTTTTCCGTTTTGAATTGAACGATCTGGCAGAGGAATTTGTGGAAAACGATACAATGACGGAAGAGATGATTTACAATGCGGCTTATTTGATTCCCTGGGAAAGTGAATCTAACTTTAGCGAAAAAGTAGAAGCAATCGACCAGGAATTTGGCGATAGCCTACGAATTCGCTACAACAATTTTACGGCTCCTTATACCTTTGCCCAGCTTTCTTAA
- a CDS encoding gas vesicle protein GvpG produces the protein MFLELLTFPISGPLGGIIWLGEQLLERANAELDDEQNLQKQLLALQLAFDIGEISEEDFEIQEEELLLKIQAMEEAEEESG, from the coding sequence ATGTTTCTGGAACTCTTAACTTTTCCTATTTCAGGACCACTTGGTGGAATCATCTGGCTAGGAGAGCAACTTCTAGAGCGTGCTAATGCTGAATTAGATGATGAACAAAATTTGCAAAAACAGTTATTAGCTTTGCAGTTAGCCTTTGATATCGGTGAGATTTCAGAAGAGGACTTTGAAATTCAAGAAGAAGAACTTTTGCTGAAAATTCAAGCCATGGAAGAAGCAGAAGAAGAATCTGGATGA
- a CDS encoding gas vesicle protein, with translation MKSIPPRRTIQPKISTIPRNKSEAAEQLDLYKMVTKRQRIQQELEFMEQRIQLLRQQLGLLDHQIENTEKTIQNLRQSTPSSSQSATPNTCSPQNTTTPNKSVKSSPFQTFYLEY, from the coding sequence ATGAAAAGCATTCCCCCGCGCCGCACAATTCAGCCTAAAATCAGCACAATACCTCGTAATAAAAGTGAAGCTGCTGAACAATTAGATTTATATAAAATGGTAACGAAACGGCAGCGTATCCAGCAAGAATTGGAGTTTATGGAACAGCGTATTCAGCTATTGAGACAACAACTGGGGCTTCTCGATCACCAAATAGAGAATACAGAAAAAACTATTCAGAACTTGCGTCAATCAACTCCTAGTTCTTCTCAAAGTGCAACTCCTAATACTTGTTCTCCTCAAAATACAACGACTCCTAATAAGAGTGTTAAGTCGAGTCCTTTCCAAACTTTTTATCTTGAATATTAA
- a CDS encoding LamG domain-containing protein has translation MKLQETVAGQPKDVDLGYPTSATPYFNGSSDQIDIPYATDINPTSFTVEMWVLFQRSRGYRAILTSVSGSATLGRRGYVFCVNAAQQWQFWLGSGQIGIPWVILTGSKAQRGIWTHLTGTYDSVSKTMAFYINGLAVGQYTGIPFQPNNRHPLHVGAGATEAGASSCFFYGSITKVRIWAEALSPVEIQTLAIEGVLGDQTVEQTVEPTSPIPTPVAQVKQPEVPITSPIPTPVAQTKQPEVTITPPIPTPVAQTKQPEVTITSPIPTPVAQVKQPEVPAKPLATTPPESSEIKPLSKELEKSLQPVLMFDGQDDYVEIPYSPTLDFPQTQDFAIEVWLKPDLMEETKSKKTFDINVLEKWVGTPFPYAIRYSSKNGRVYASRYDDHKKNPAVSCLQPINDQQFHHVAFVKQSSQLYLYVDGVEVATTNDTTIGTTQNNSPLYLSRGAVGGGRHLFKGQMVEFRIWNRTRSQAEIQADMSRHLVGDEPGLVGYWALNEGSGDTVSDKTKNANHGKITGATWKQVEVPIS, from the coding sequence ATGAAACTGCAAGAAACTGTTGCCGGACAACCAAAAGATGTTGACCTTGGTTATCCTACCTCGGCAACTCCCTACTTCAATGGTAGTAGCGATCAAATTGACATCCCCTACGCTACAGATATTAACCCTACTAGCTTTACAGTCGAGATGTGGGTTCTGTTTCAACGCAGTAGAGGCTATCGAGCTATTTTGACTTCCGTCAGTGGTTCTGCAACCCTTGGGCGTCGAGGGTATGTCTTCTGTGTGAACGCCGCACAACAGTGGCAGTTTTGGCTCGGTAGCGGTCAGATAGGAATTCCTTGGGTTATTCTTACAGGCTCGAAAGCTCAACGAGGGATCTGGACTCATCTAACAGGAACCTATGACTCAGTATCCAAAACAATGGCTTTCTATATTAATGGTCTAGCTGTGGGGCAATACACAGGAATTCCGTTTCAACCAAACAATCGCCATCCATTGCATGTGGGCGCAGGAGCAACCGAAGCCGGAGCAAGTTCGTGTTTCTTTTACGGGAGTATTACTAAAGTGCGGATTTGGGCGGAAGCGCTTTCCCCGGTTGAAATTCAGACTCTTGCTATTGAGGGAGTACTGGGCGACCAAACTGTGGAACAAACTGTGGAACCCACTTCACCCATCCCGACTCCAGTTGCTCAGGTAAAGCAACCAGAAGTACCTATCACTTCACCCATCCCGACTCCAGTTGCTCAGACAAAGCAACCAGAAGTAACTATCACTCCACCCATCCCGACTCCAGTTGCTCAGACAAAGCAACCAGAAGTAACTATCACTTCACCCATCCCGACTCCAGTTGCTCAGGTAAAGCAACCAGAAGTACCTGCCAAGCCTCTTGCTACAACTCCTCCTGAATCCTCTGAGATAAAACCATTAAGCAAAGAGCTAGAGAAATCCTTACAGCCAGTATTGATGTTTGACGGGCAAGATGATTATGTAGAAATCCCATATTCTCCTACTTTAGACTTTCCTCAAACGCAAGATTTTGCGATCGAAGTTTGGCTAAAGCCAGACCTTATGGAGGAAACTAAGAGCAAAAAAACATTCGATATCAATGTCCTTGAAAAATGGGTAGGAACCCCGTTTCCATACGCCATCCGATACAGCAGTAAGAATGGTCGCGTCTATGCATCTCGCTATGATGATCACAAAAAGAATCCAGCAGTCTCCTGTTTGCAACCGATTAACGATCAACAGTTTCATCATGTTGCGTTTGTGAAACAAAGTTCCCAACTGTACTTGTATGTGGATGGTGTCGAAGTGGCAACCACAAATGACACAACTATAGGAACAACTCAGAACAATTCACCGCTTTACTTAAGTCGAGGGGCAGTGGGAGGGGGGCGGCATTTGTTTAAAGGTCAAATGGTTGAATTCCGTATTTGGAATCGAACTCGTTCTCAAGCGGAAATCCAAGCCGATATGTCGCGTCATCTCGTGGGTGACGAACCCGGATTAGTGGGCTACTGGGCTTTGAATGAAGGAAGTGGTGATACAGTCTCTGACAAAACCAAAAACGCCAATCACGGCAAGATAACTGGAGCAACCTGGAAACAAGTTGAAGTGCCAATTAGTTAA
- a CDS encoding GvpL/GvpF family gas vesicle protein, giving the protein MELSNFYTYAFLLTPATVLELPVGIGDMVLLISHAGVSALVEPEVSSESLQNDDERLIQAVLSHDRVVCELFRQTTILPLRFGTSFASKESLLTHLESHAEEYLEKLRQLNGKAEYMLKFIPRTLDEPNITPEAGGRQYFLAKKQRYQTQQDFQIAQTAEWDRAVHLITQIYKSAIVVQPEGEDARIYLLVSRQDEPLLAEQFLAWQKACSRWELQLGLALPPYHFI; this is encoded by the coding sequence GTGGAACTGTCTAACTTTTACACTTACGCTTTTCTCTTGACACCAGCCACCGTTTTGGAGTTACCTGTCGGCATTGGCGACATGGTACTTCTTATCAGTCATGCTGGCGTTTCAGCTTTGGTGGAACCAGAGGTGTCTAGTGAATCATTACAGAACGATGACGAACGATTAATCCAAGCAGTTTTGTCCCATGATCGAGTGGTTTGTGAACTATTTCGCCAAACTACAATTTTACCCTTGCGGTTCGGTACTTCCTTTGCCTCAAAAGAAAGCTTACTAACTCATCTAGAATCCCACGCGGAGGAATATCTAGAAAAGCTACGCCAACTAAATGGTAAAGCCGAATATATGTTGAAATTTATTCCCCGGACTTTAGATGAACCAAACATAACACCTGAAGCAGGAGGAAGACAGTATTTTTTAGCCAAGAAACAACGTTATCAAACACAGCAAGACTTTCAAATAGCTCAAACTGCGGAATGGGATCGGGCAGTTCATCTTATAACCCAGATATATAAGTCGGCAATTGTTGTTCAACCGGAAGGTGAAGATGCGCGGATTTATCTTTTAGTCAGTCGCCAAGACGAACCTTTACTTGCAGAACAATTTCTAGCTTGGCAAAAAGCGTGTTCTCGTTGGGAATTACAGTTAGGACTCGCCCTACCTCCGTACCATTTTATCTAA